The Psilocybe cubensis strain MGC-MH-2018 chromosome 7, whole genome shotgun sequence genome has a window encoding:
- a CDS encoding 60S ribosomal protein L11, translated as MVSDETPLLLAGMMLTAEKTTPTNVMKEPRIEKLVINISVGESGDRLTRASKVLEQLTGQTPVTSKARYTVRTFGIRRNEKIAVHVTIRGPKAEEILERGLKVKEYELRRRNFSETGNFGFGIQEHIDLGARYDPGIGIFGMDFYVVMGRPGARVARRRQQKARVGFSHRIKKEDTMAWFKQRFDGIILK; from the exons AAACGACTCCCACCAATGTCATGAAGGAGCCTCGTATTGAGAAGCTCGTGATCA ACATTTCCGTTGGTGAATCTGGAGATCGTCTCACTCGTGCCTCCAAGGTTCTCGAGCAACTTACCGGCCAAACACCCGTGACCTCAAAAGCCCGCTACACTGTCCGCACTTTCGGTATCCGTCGTAATGAGAAAATCGCCGTGCACGTCACCATCCGTGGGCCTAAGGCTGAGGAAATTTTGGAACGTGGTCTCAAGGTCAAGGAGTACGAGCTAAGGCGCCGCAACTTTTCGGAGACTGGAAACTTCGGCTTTGGAATTCAGGAACATATCGATTTGGGTGCGCGATATGACCCCGGCATTGGCATTTTCGGAATGGACTTTTACGTTGTGATGGGACGTCCCGGTGCCCGGGTTGCAAGGAGGAGGCAGCAGAAGGCCCGGGTTGGTTTCTCCCATCGCATTAAGAAGGAGGATACGATGGCTTGGTTCAAACAACGCTTCGATGGTATTATCCTT AAATAA